The proteins below are encoded in one region of Ascaphus truei isolate aAscTru1 chromosome 10, aAscTru1.hap1, whole genome shotgun sequence:
- the LRRC8C gene encoding volume-regulated anion channel subunit LRRC8C: protein MIPVTEFRQFSEQQPAFRVLKPWWDVFTDYLAVAMLMIGVFGCTLQVMQDKIICLPRRVHPAHNSSSYNASKALPLPAPTPAPTPAPTLPTPPVTVEMKGLKTDLDIQQYSFINQMCYERALHWYAKYFPYLVLIHTLIFMLCSNFWFKFPGSSSKIEHFISILGKCFESPWTTRALSEVSGEEPEEKDNRKNNLSPSAVESPLVKTQSLKSIPEKFVLDKATAGALDKKEGEQAKALFEKVKKFRLHVEEGDLLYAMYVRQTVLKVLKFLFIIGYNSALVSEVQFTVDCNVDIQDMTGYKHFSCNHTMAHLFSKLSFCYLCFVGVYGFTCLYTLYWLFYRSLKEYSFEYVRQETGIDDIPDVKNDFAFMFHMIDQYDPLYSKRFAVFLSEVSENKLKQLNLNNEWTADKLRQRLQTNAYNRLEIQLFMLSGLPDTVFEITELQSLKLEIINNVMIPATIAQLDNLQELSLFQCSVKIHTAALAFLKENLKILRVKFDDIRELPPWMYGLRNLEELYLMGSLTPDVSKNITLESFRELKSLKILFIKSNLSKIPQGAVDVSSHLQKLCIHNDGTKLVMMNNLKKIGNLSELELIHCDLERIPHAIFSLLTLQELDLKENNLKSIEEILSFQHLRKLSILKLWYNSITYIPEHMKKLISLERLYFSHNKIEVLPSHLFLCHRLRYLDLSYNDIRFIPPEIGVLQSLQYFAISCNKVESVPDELYFCKKLKTLKIGKNNLCSLSPKIGNLVFLSYLDVKGNHFETLPAELGECKALKQNALIVEDILFETLPCDIRAQMKSE, encoded by the exons ATGATCCCAGTAACTGAATTCCGGCAGTTTTCTGAGCAGCAGCCGGCGTTCCGAGTCCTCAAACCGTGGTGGGATGTGTTCACCGATTATCTGGCGGTGGCCATGCTGATGATCGGGGTATTTGGCTGCACATTACAG GTTATGCAAGACAAGATAATCTGCCTGCCCAGGAGAGTGCACCCAGCTCACAACTCCTCTTCATATAATGCATCCAAAGCGCTGCCACTTCCTGCACCCACTCCTGCACCCACTCCTGCACCCACCCTGCCCACGCCCCCTGTGACTGTGGAAATGAAAGGACTAAAGACAGATTTAGATATCCAGCAGTACAGCTTCATTAACCAAATGTGCTACGAGCGTGCGCTGCACTGGTATGCAAAGTATTTCCCTTACCTGGTTCTTATTCATACTTTGATTTTCATGCTTTGTAGCAACTTTTGGTTTAAATTTCCCGGATCAAGTTCAAAAAtagaacattttatttcaatactGGGAAAGTGTTTTGAATCTCCTTGGACAACTCGAGCTTTGTCTGAGGTGTCGGGCGAGGAGCCGGAAGAAAAAGACAACAGGAAGAACAATCTGAGTCCGTCTGCCGTAGAGAGTCCCCTGGTGAAGACTCAGTCGTTAAAATCAATACCAGAGAAATTTGTGCTTGATAAAGCAACAGCAGGAGCCCTGGATAAAAAGGAGGGAGAACAAGCCAAAGCATTGTTTGAGAAGGTGAAAAAATTCCGACTTCATGTGGAAGAAGGGGATCTTCTTTATGCCATGTACGTCCGCCAAACCGTCCTGAAAGTGCTAAAGTTTCTGTTTATTATCGGTTACAATAGTGCACTGGTGTCAGAAGTACAGTTTACAGTGGACTGCAATGTTGATATACAAGACATGACTGGGTATAAGCATTTCTCCTGTAACCATACCATGGCACATCTGTTCTCCAAGCTTTCATTCTGCTATCTGTGCTTTGTTGGTGTGTATGGCTTCACGTGCCTTTACACACTATATTGGCTCTTCTATCGCTCCTTAAAGGAATATTCCTTTGAGTATGTGCGTCAGGAGACGGGAATAGATGATatcccagatgtcaaaaatgatTTTGCCTTTATGTTCCACATGATAGACCAATACGACCCCTTATATTCCAAAAGATTTGCTGTTTTCTTGTCTGAAGTCAGTGAAAATAAACTGAAGCAACTGAACTTAAACAATGAGTGGACTGCGGATAAACTCAGGCAGCGGCTGCAAACAAATGCCTACAACCGGTTGGAAATCCAGCTGTTTATGCTGTCGGGCCTTCCAGACACAGTCTTTGAGATTACAGAACTACAGTCTTTAAAGCTGGAAATTATTAACAATGTCATGATACCAGCAACCATCGCCCAACTGGACAATCTCCAAGAGCTCTCCCTGTTCCAGTGCTCGGTAAAGATCCACACTGCAGCCTTAGCTTTTTTAAAGGAGAACTTAAAGATTTTAAGAGTTAAGTTTGATGACATTAGAGAACTTCCACCATGGATGTATGGGCTGAGAAACTTGGAGGAGCTTTACTTGATGGGCTCTTTAACCCCGGATGTATCCAAAAACATTACACTTGAGTCTTTTCGTGAGCTAAAGAGCCTTAAAATCCTATTCATAAAGAGCAATTTATCCAAAATTCCTCAAGGTGCTGTTGATGTTTCCAGTCATCTTCAGAAACTCTGCATCCATAATGACGGCACGAAGTTAGTGATGATGAATAATTTGAAGAAGATTGGTAACCTGTCAGAGCTGGAGCTTATACACTGTGACTTAGAGCGGATACCTCATGCAATCTTCAGCCTTTTAACACTACAAGAACTGGATCTAAAAGAAAATAATCTCAAGTCCATAGAAGAAATACTTAGTTTCCAACACCTGCGAAAGCTTTCCATCTTAAAGCTCTGGTACAACAGCATTACATACATCCCCGAGCACATGAAGAAACTCATTAGCTTGGAACGCCTTTACTTTAGCCACAATAAGATAGAGGTCCTGCCCTCCCACTTATTCTTATGCCACAGACTTAGGTACTTAGACTTATCTTACAATGATATTCGATTCATTCCACCAGAAATTGGAGTTCTCCAAAGCTTACAGTATTTTGCTATTTCTTGCAACAAGGTGGAAAGCGTCCCCGATGAACTGTACTTCTGCAAGAAGCTAAAGACCTTGAAAATTGGAAAAAATAACTTGTGTTCTCTGTCACCAAAAATTGGCAACTTAGTATTCCTCTCCTACCTGGATGTTAAAGGCAATCACTTTGAAACGTTACCAGCAGAACTCGGCGAGTGCAAGGCCCTGAAGCAAAATGCACTCATTGTAGAAGACATCTTGTTTGAAACTCTGCCATGTGATATTAGGGCACAAATGAAATCAGAGTGA